One Kitasatospora sp. MAP12-44 DNA segment encodes these proteins:
- a CDS encoding FAD-binding protein: MAEPEAFGPVTVGPADCRYESLLRGNNFRFVGAPEEIRVLGSTAQVVRAVSDAVRSGRRVAVRSGGHCFEGFTADPAVRLLLDLSPMDAVGFDAERGAFAVQPGATLGQVYRRLFTGWGVTIPAGGCPEVGAGGHLSGGGYGPLSRRYGSVVDHLYGVEVVVADRDGNVRPVVATREPDDPNRDLWWAHTGGGGGNFGVVTRYWLRSPGATGTDPAHLLPRAPRELLVHLVSWAWDERMTEQAFSTLLRNFGTWHERNSAPGSPSAGLYAILEPTHRSAGSFQLTVRIDGDLPGADGLVADFVAAVTAGSGVTPTLAAGERMPWLHPTTWPGTGESGDVVVRRYKGKAGYLRRSFTDRQLAAIYRQLTNSTGGPTGGMLIVGYGGQVNTVDPAATAVAQRDAVMKAVYHTVWADEGDDDANLCWIREFYRAVYADTGGVPVPGEVSDGSYVNYPDVDLADPAWNTSGVPWHRLYYKDNYPRLQQVKARWDPRDVFRHALSIELPA, encoded by the coding sequence GTGGCTGAGCCCGAGGCGTTCGGGCCGGTGACGGTGGGTCCGGCCGACTGCCGCTACGAGAGCCTGCTGCGCGGCAACAACTTCCGCTTCGTGGGCGCACCCGAGGAGATCCGGGTGCTGGGGTCCACCGCCCAGGTGGTGCGCGCGGTGTCGGATGCCGTGCGCTCGGGGCGGCGGGTGGCGGTGCGCAGCGGCGGGCACTGCTTCGAGGGGTTCACCGCGGATCCGGCGGTGCGGCTGCTGCTGGACCTGTCGCCGATGGACGCGGTCGGCTTCGACGCCGAGCGCGGGGCCTTCGCGGTGCAGCCGGGGGCCACGCTCGGGCAGGTGTACCGGCGGCTGTTCACCGGCTGGGGCGTGACCATCCCGGCGGGCGGCTGCCCGGAGGTGGGCGCCGGGGGCCACCTGTCCGGCGGCGGGTACGGGCCGCTGTCGCGCCGGTACGGCTCGGTGGTGGACCACCTGTACGGCGTCGAGGTGGTGGTGGCCGACCGGGACGGCAACGTCCGCCCGGTGGTGGCCACCCGCGAGCCGGACGACCCGAACCGCGACCTGTGGTGGGCGCACACCGGCGGTGGCGGCGGGAACTTCGGTGTGGTCACCCGGTACTGGCTGCGCTCGCCCGGCGCCACCGGCACCGACCCGGCGCACCTGCTGCCGCGCGCGCCGCGCGAGCTGCTGGTCCACCTGGTCAGCTGGGCCTGGGACGAGCGCATGACCGAGCAGGCGTTCAGCACGCTGCTGCGCAACTTCGGTACCTGGCACGAGCGCAACAGCGCGCCGGGGTCGCCGTCCGCGGGCCTGTACGCGATCCTCGAGCCGACGCACCGCAGCGCCGGTTCGTTCCAGCTGACCGTGCGGATCGACGGCGATCTGCCGGGCGCGGACGGCCTGGTGGCCGACTTCGTGGCCGCGGTCACCGCCGGCTCCGGCGTCACCCCCACGCTCGCCGCCGGGGAGCGGATGCCCTGGCTGCACCCGACGACCTGGCCCGGTACCGGGGAGTCCGGCGACGTGGTCGTCCGTCGCTACAAGGGCAAGGCCGGCTATCTGCGCCGCTCCTTCACCGACCGCCAACTCGCCGCGATCTACCGGCAGTTGACGAACTCCACCGGTGGCCCGACCGGGGGCATGCTGATCGTCGGCTACGGCGGCCAGGTCAACACCGTGGACCCGGCGGCCACCGCGGTCGCCCAGCGCGACGCGGTGATGAAGGCCGTTTACCACACGGTCTGGGCGGATGAGGGCGACGACGACGCCAACCTGTGCTGGATCCGCGAGTTCTACCGCGCGGTGTACGCGGACACCGGTGGTGTTCCGGTGCCCGGCGAGGTCAGCGACGGCTCCTACGTCAACTATCCGGACGTCGACCTGGCCGACCCGGCGTGGAACACCTCCGGCGTGCCGTGGCACCGGCTGTACTACAAGGACAACTACCCGCGCCTGCAGCAGGTGAAGGCCCGCTGGGACCCGCGTGACGTCTTCCGCCACGCGCTGTCGATCGAGCTGCCGGCCTGA
- a CDS encoding class I SAM-dependent methyltransferase, producing MTDEQERVQPSGVWATAVGVARVRALETERENALFRDPLAQAFAAAGGLWPSSPPPADEAARRRRLAVAFSIVIRTKFLDDLLQQASASGVRQVVLLGAGMDSRAFRMDWPEGTRLFEVDTAAPLDFKASVLRQERAVARCERITVAVDLHEDWPGALTAAGHDPALPTVWIAEGLLIYLPEDAVELLLARISAQSAAGSRMGLTLGSRGVIERFGADALPGSAASMWVSEMPDDPVGWLAGHGWEAGSHTLRERAAAYGRPISTPPQREEGPGGLISAVRR from the coding sequence ATGACTGATGAGCAGGAGCGGGTGCAGCCCTCGGGAGTATGGGCAACGGCGGTGGGGGTGGCCAGGGTTAGGGCGCTGGAGACCGAGCGGGAGAACGCGCTGTTCCGCGACCCGCTGGCACAGGCCTTCGCCGCCGCCGGTGGCCTGTGGCCCTCCTCGCCACCGCCCGCTGACGAGGCCGCGCGCCGCCGCCGGCTGGCCGTGGCATTCTCCATCGTCATCAGGACGAAGTTCCTCGACGACCTGTTGCAGCAGGCCTCCGCGTCCGGGGTCCGGCAGGTCGTGCTGCTCGGCGCCGGTATGGACAGCCGGGCCTTCCGGATGGACTGGCCCGAGGGCACCCGGCTGTTCGAGGTCGACACCGCCGCGCCACTGGACTTCAAGGCTTCGGTCCTGCGCCAGGAGCGGGCCGTCGCACGCTGCGAGCGGATCACCGTCGCGGTGGATCTGCATGAGGACTGGCCGGGCGCGCTGACCGCCGCAGGGCACGACCCGGCGCTGCCGACCGTGTGGATCGCCGAAGGACTGCTGATCTATCTGCCCGAGGACGCGGTGGAACTGCTGCTGGCCCGGATCAGCGCGCAGTCGGCGGCAGGCAGTCGGATGGGGCTGACGTTGGGCTCGCGCGGCGTGATCGAGCGCTTCGGCGCGGACGCCCTGCCGGGATCGGCGGCGTCCATGTGGGTTTCGGAGATGCCCGACGACCCGGTGGGCTGGCTGGCCGGGCACGGCTGGGAGGCCGGCAGCCACACCCTGCGCGAGCGCGCTGCCGCCTACGGCCGCCCGATCAGCACCCCGCCGCAGCGCGAGGAGGGGCCCGGCGGACTGATCTCGGCGGTCCGCCGGTAG
- a CDS encoding penicillin-binding transpeptidase domain-containing protein has product MDDGSDRYGVRWDTDGEDYGEEYGDEPVARLSTRTVLKVGLAGVVLGLFVVGGLGAYNLGSAIEGGSHTAGPPGPGRSAAPTTDGAPPSAVQAAAVEQAFLSDWAGGDLAGAGALTDGPADAVTALTAFRDTLQPTSLAFAPSGPLANGLAVTPGQLTLGFKATVTFAGAPAPWTYDGQVGVQRGADGRTLVHWAPTVIHPQLGPGESIGIRAVAALDARTTDRKGRPLDTFPSLAPLLAALQPPDASAASPSSATSPSSTASPSGGTPGKAVVITGDSGDSGSNPADQLFVISQPTAGHEDRLTLDADLQAAAEAAVAQQSAGVNPASLVAIEPSTGDILAVANAPAGGFNGAFLADVAPGSTMKVITAAALLEAGDQPQSAVPCKATTNSPKLWRNDEAGDHLDYTLADDFAQSCNTAFIDESHAKLAPGALAQTAQQFGIGQAWSTGPGVSSFDAVIPPPTDSDDAAAEVIGQGGIQANPLTMASVAATVENGTFRQPVLRPGQPQVAAAHPLPAAVAQELRAMMARTAADGTARAAMAGLTGRVGAKTGTAQVDGAPAPNSWFIAYRGNLAVAAEIQGGGYGAVAAGQAVAHVLAVGNPG; this is encoded by the coding sequence ATGGACGATGGGTCCGACAGGTACGGCGTGCGCTGGGATACGGACGGCGAGGACTACGGCGAGGAGTACGGCGACGAGCCCGTGGCGCGTCTGTCCACCCGTACGGTCCTCAAAGTCGGCCTGGCCGGCGTAGTGCTCGGCCTCTTCGTGGTGGGCGGCCTCGGCGCGTACAACCTGGGCTCCGCCATCGAGGGCGGCTCGCACACCGCCGGCCCGCCGGGCCCGGGCCGCTCCGCCGCGCCGACCACCGACGGCGCCCCGCCGAGCGCCGTGCAGGCGGCGGCCGTCGAGCAGGCGTTCCTGAGCGACTGGGCCGGCGGTGACCTGGCGGGGGCCGGAGCGCTGACCGACGGACCCGCCGACGCGGTCACCGCGCTGACCGCCTTTCGCGACACCCTCCAGCCGACCTCGCTGGCCTTCGCGCCGAGCGGCCCGCTCGCCAACGGGCTGGCGGTGACCCCGGGGCAGCTGACCCTCGGCTTCAAGGCCACCGTCACCTTCGCCGGTGCCCCCGCCCCCTGGACGTACGACGGGCAGGTGGGCGTGCAGCGCGGTGCCGACGGGCGGACGCTGGTGCACTGGGCCCCCACCGTGATCCACCCGCAGCTGGGCCCGGGCGAGTCGATCGGCATCCGCGCGGTGGCCGCCCTGGACGCCAGGACGACCGACCGCAAGGGCCGCCCGCTGGACACGTTCCCCTCGCTCGCCCCGCTGCTCGCCGCCCTGCAGCCGCCCGACGCGAGCGCCGCCAGTCCCTCCAGCGCCACCAGCCCGTCCAGCACCGCCAGCCCCTCCGGCGGCACCCCGGGCAAGGCCGTGGTGATCACCGGCGACTCCGGCGACTCCGGCAGCAATCCCGCCGACCAGTTATTCGTCATCTCCCAGCCGACGGCCGGCCATGAGGACCGGCTGACCCTGGACGCCGACCTCCAGGCGGCGGCGGAGGCGGCGGTCGCGCAGCAGTCGGCGGGCGTCAACCCCGCCTCACTCGTGGCGATCGAGCCCAGCACGGGCGACATCCTGGCCGTGGCCAACGCACCGGCCGGCGGCTTCAACGGGGCGTTCCTCGCAGACGTCGCGCCCGGCTCCACGATGAAGGTGATCACCGCCGCCGCCCTGCTGGAGGCCGGCGACCAGCCGCAGAGCGCCGTCCCGTGCAAGGCGACCACCAACTCGCCGAAGCTCTGGCGCAACGACGAGGCCGGCGACCACCTCGACTACACGCTGGCCGACGACTTCGCGCAGTCCTGCAACACCGCCTTCATCGATGAGAGCCACGCCAAGCTCGCCCCCGGCGCGCTCGCGCAGACCGCCCAGCAGTTCGGCATCGGCCAAGCCTGGTCCACCGGACCGGGGGTGAGCAGCTTCGACGCGGTGATCCCGCCTCCCACGGACTCGGACGACGCGGCCGCCGAGGTGATCGGCCAGGGTGGGATCCAGGCCAACCCGCTCACCATGGCGTCCGTCGCGGCGACCGTCGAGAACGGCACCTTCCGCCAGCCCGTCCTGCGCCCGGGTCAGCCCCAGGTCGCGGCCGCCCACCCGCTGCCCGCCGCGGTCGCCCAGGAGCTGCGCGCCATGATGGCCCGGACCGCGGCCGACGGCACGGCCCGGGCGGCCATGGCGGGCCTGACCGGCCGGGTCGGCGCCAAGACCGGCACGGCCCAGGTGGACGGCGCGCCGGCCCCCAACAGCTGGTTCATCGCCTATCGCGGCAACCTCGCGGTCGCCGCCGAGATCCAGGGCGGCGGCTACGGCGCCGTGGCGGCCGGCCAGGCGGTCGCACACGTCCTGGCGGTGGGCAACCCGGGCTAG
- a CDS encoding SigE family RNA polymerase sigma factor: protein MGDVPADFFEFAHACSGRLFRTACLLTGDWHLAEDLVQETLAKVYRSWHRIDLTGSPTAYARTVLVRTFISYRRRRSSSERPVEAVPESAGPVDDPELRMALMDALAKLTAKDRAVLVLRYWQDQSVEETAQTLRVSQGAVRVRSLRALQKLRSVLGDDLAELARS, encoded by the coding sequence GTGGGGGACGTACCAGCGGACTTCTTCGAGTTCGCGCACGCGTGCAGCGGTCGGCTGTTCCGCACCGCCTGCCTGCTCACGGGGGACTGGCATCTGGCCGAGGACCTCGTGCAGGAGACGCTCGCCAAGGTGTACCGCTCCTGGCATCGGATCGACCTCACCGGGTCGCCGACCGCCTACGCGCGGACGGTGCTGGTCCGTACCTTCATCTCCTACCGGCGCCGGCGCAGTTCCTCCGAGCGGCCGGTCGAGGCGGTTCCCGAGTCGGCCGGCCCGGTGGACGACCCGGAGCTGCGGATGGCCCTGATGGACGCCCTGGCGAAGCTCACCGCCAAGGACCGGGCGGTGCTGGTGCTGCGCTACTGGCAGGACCAGTCCGTCGAGGAGACCGCTCAGACGCTGCGGGTTTCGCAGGGCGCCGTGCGGGTCCGGAGCCTGCGGGCCCTGCAGAAGCTGCGGTCGGTGCTCGGCGACGACCTGGCCGAGCTGGCGAGGTCCTGA